A stretch of the Meles meles chromosome 19, mMelMel3.1 paternal haplotype, whole genome shotgun sequence genome encodes the following:
- the CHST4 gene encoding carbohydrate sulfotransferase 4 isoform X2 yields MMTPPKKMRPLLFLISQMAILALLFHLYGHNFNSPSTKEEPKPMHVLVLSSWRSGSSFVGQVFAQHPDVFYLMEPAWHIWMTFTHSTPWRLHMAVRDLVRAVFLCDMSVFDAYMKPGPRRQSSLFLWENSRALCSPPACNIFSRDMIIPSAQCKLLCSQEPFEVVEKACRSYSHVVLKEVRFFNLQVLYPLLRDPSLNLHIVHLVRDPRAVFCSRERTTGYLMPDSRTVLGENWEKLKEEDKPYSVMQVICQSQLEIYKAVQSLPKALRQRYMLIRYEDLVRDPIGRTAQMYKYVGLKFLPHLQTWVYNITRGKGLGNQAFQTNARNALNVSQAWRWTLPYKKVSRLQKVCNDTMTLLGYRLVRSEQEQKNLSLDLLSAWTPSK; encoded by the coding sequence ATGATGACACCGCCCAAAAAAATGAGGCCACTGTTGTTTCTAATTTCCCAGATGGCCATCTTAGCCCTGTTGTTCCATCTGTATGGCCACAACTTCAACTCCCCATCCACGAAGGAGGAGCCCAAGCCCATGCACGTGCTGGTCCTGTCTTCCTGGCGCTCTGGCTCGTCTTTTGTGGGACAGGTTTTTGCCCAGCACCCGGATGTCTTCTACCTGATGGAGCCCGCCTGGCACATCTGGATGACCTTCACACACAGCACCCCCTGGCGGCTGCACATGGCAGTGAGGGATCTGGTCCGTGCTGTTTTCCTGTGTGACATGAGTGTCTTTGATGCCTACATGAAACCTGGTCCTCGAAGACAGTCCAGCCTCTTCCTGTGGGAAAACAGCAGGGCCCTGTGCTCCCCGCCCGCCTGCAACATCTTCTCCCGGGATATGATCATCCCCTCGGCTCAGTGCAAGCTTCTGTGCAGTCAAGAGCCTTTTGAGGTAGTAGAGAAGGCTTGTCGCTCCTACAGCCACGTGGTGCTCAAGGAGGTGCGCTTCTTCAACCTGCAGGTGCTCTACCCACTGCTGAGAGACCCCTCCCTCAATCTGCACATTGTGCACCTGGTACGGGACCCCCGGGCGGTGTTCTGTTCTCGAGAACGCACCACTGGGTACCTCATGCCCGATAGCCGCACTGTGTTGGGGGAGAATTGGGAGAAACTCAAGGAGGAGGATAAGCCTTACTCTGTGATGCAGGTCATCTGCCAAAGCCAGCTGGAGATCTATAAGGCTGTGCAGTCCTTGCCCAAAGCCCTGCGGCAACGCTACATGCTCATCCGCTATGAGGACCTGGTCCGGGACCCTATTGGCCGGACTGCCCAAATGTATAAATACGTGGGACTGAAATTCTTGCCCCACCTCCAGACCTGGGTGTACAACATCACTAGAGGCAAGGGCCTGGGTAATCAAGCCTTCCAAACTAATGCCAGGAATGCCCTCAACGTCTCCCAGGCCTGGCGCTGGACCTTGCCCTACAAGAAGGTTTCTCGACTTCAGAAAGTCTGCAACGATACCATGACTTTGCTGGGCTACCGCCTTGTCAGATCGGAGCAAGAGCAGAAAAACCTGTCCCTGGACCTTCTGTCTGCATGGACTCCCTCCAAGTAA
- the CHST4 gene encoding carbohydrate sulfotransferase 4 isoform X3, producing the protein MAILALLFHLYGHNFNSPSTKEEPKPMHVLVLSSWRSGSSFVGQVFAQHPDVFYLMEPAWHIWMTFTHSTPWRLHMAVRDLVRAVFLCDMSVFDAYMKPGPRRQSSLFLWENSRALCSPPACNIFSRDMIIPSAQCKLLCSQEPFEVVEKACRSYSHVVLKEVRFFNLQVLYPLLRDPSLNLHIVHLVRDPRAVFCSRERTTGYLMPDSRTVLGENWEKLKEEDKPYSVMQVICQSQLEIYKAVQSLPKALRQRYMLIRYEDLVRDPIGRTAQMYKYVGLKFLPHLQTWVYNITRGKGLGNQAFQTNARNALNVSQAWRWTLPYKKVSRLQKVCNDTMTLLGYRLVRSEQEQKNLSLDLLSAWTPSK; encoded by the coding sequence ATGGCCATCTTAGCCCTGTTGTTCCATCTGTATGGCCACAACTTCAACTCCCCATCCACGAAGGAGGAGCCCAAGCCCATGCACGTGCTGGTCCTGTCTTCCTGGCGCTCTGGCTCGTCTTTTGTGGGACAGGTTTTTGCCCAGCACCCGGATGTCTTCTACCTGATGGAGCCCGCCTGGCACATCTGGATGACCTTCACACACAGCACCCCCTGGCGGCTGCACATGGCAGTGAGGGATCTGGTCCGTGCTGTTTTCCTGTGTGACATGAGTGTCTTTGATGCCTACATGAAACCTGGTCCTCGAAGACAGTCCAGCCTCTTCCTGTGGGAAAACAGCAGGGCCCTGTGCTCCCCGCCCGCCTGCAACATCTTCTCCCGGGATATGATCATCCCCTCGGCTCAGTGCAAGCTTCTGTGCAGTCAAGAGCCTTTTGAGGTAGTAGAGAAGGCTTGTCGCTCCTACAGCCACGTGGTGCTCAAGGAGGTGCGCTTCTTCAACCTGCAGGTGCTCTACCCACTGCTGAGAGACCCCTCCCTCAATCTGCACATTGTGCACCTGGTACGGGACCCCCGGGCGGTGTTCTGTTCTCGAGAACGCACCACTGGGTACCTCATGCCCGATAGCCGCACTGTGTTGGGGGAGAATTGGGAGAAACTCAAGGAGGAGGATAAGCCTTACTCTGTGATGCAGGTCATCTGCCAAAGCCAGCTGGAGATCTATAAGGCTGTGCAGTCCTTGCCCAAAGCCCTGCGGCAACGCTACATGCTCATCCGCTATGAGGACCTGGTCCGGGACCCTATTGGCCGGACTGCCCAAATGTATAAATACGTGGGACTGAAATTCTTGCCCCACCTCCAGACCTGGGTGTACAACATCACTAGAGGCAAGGGCCTGGGTAATCAAGCCTTCCAAACTAATGCCAGGAATGCCCTCAACGTCTCCCAGGCCTGGCGCTGGACCTTGCCCTACAAGAAGGTTTCTCGACTTCAGAAAGTCTGCAACGATACCATGACTTTGCTGGGCTACCGCCTTGTCAGATCGGAGCAAGAGCAGAAAAACCTGTCCCTGGACCTTCTGTCTGCATGGACTCCCTCCAAGTAA
- the CHST4 gene encoding carbohydrate sulfotransferase 4 isoform X1 — translation MKQSNEKWPMAISLKRGQFFHFTMMTPPKKMRPLLFLISQMAILALLFHLYGHNFNSPSTKEEPKPMHVLVLSSWRSGSSFVGQVFAQHPDVFYLMEPAWHIWMTFTHSTPWRLHMAVRDLVRAVFLCDMSVFDAYMKPGPRRQSSLFLWENSRALCSPPACNIFSRDMIIPSAQCKLLCSQEPFEVVEKACRSYSHVVLKEVRFFNLQVLYPLLRDPSLNLHIVHLVRDPRAVFCSRERTTGYLMPDSRTVLGENWEKLKEEDKPYSVMQVICQSQLEIYKAVQSLPKALRQRYMLIRYEDLVRDPIGRTAQMYKYVGLKFLPHLQTWVYNITRGKGLGNQAFQTNARNALNVSQAWRWTLPYKKVSRLQKVCNDTMTLLGYRLVRSEQEQKNLSLDLLSAWTPSK, via the exons ATGAAGCAAAGTAATGAGAAATGGCCTATGGCAATCTCCCTCAAGAGAGGACAG TTCTTCCACTTCACCATGATGACACCGCCCAAAAAAATGAGGCCACTGTTGTTTCTAATTTCCCAGATGGCCATCTTAGCCCTGTTGTTCCATCTGTATGGCCACAACTTCAACTCCCCATCCACGAAGGAGGAGCCCAAGCCCATGCACGTGCTGGTCCTGTCTTCCTGGCGCTCTGGCTCGTCTTTTGTGGGACAGGTTTTTGCCCAGCACCCGGATGTCTTCTACCTGATGGAGCCCGCCTGGCACATCTGGATGACCTTCACACACAGCACCCCCTGGCGGCTGCACATGGCAGTGAGGGATCTGGTCCGTGCTGTTTTCCTGTGTGACATGAGTGTCTTTGATGCCTACATGAAACCTGGTCCTCGAAGACAGTCCAGCCTCTTCCTGTGGGAAAACAGCAGGGCCCTGTGCTCCCCGCCCGCCTGCAACATCTTCTCCCGGGATATGATCATCCCCTCGGCTCAGTGCAAGCTTCTGTGCAGTCAAGAGCCTTTTGAGGTAGTAGAGAAGGCTTGTCGCTCCTACAGCCACGTGGTGCTCAAGGAGGTGCGCTTCTTCAACCTGCAGGTGCTCTACCCACTGCTGAGAGACCCCTCCCTCAATCTGCACATTGTGCACCTGGTACGGGACCCCCGGGCGGTGTTCTGTTCTCGAGAACGCACCACTGGGTACCTCATGCCCGATAGCCGCACTGTGTTGGGGGAGAATTGGGAGAAACTCAAGGAGGAGGATAAGCCTTACTCTGTGATGCAGGTCATCTGCCAAAGCCAGCTGGAGATCTATAAGGCTGTGCAGTCCTTGCCCAAAGCCCTGCGGCAACGCTACATGCTCATCCGCTATGAGGACCTGGTCCGGGACCCTATTGGCCGGACTGCCCAAATGTATAAATACGTGGGACTGAAATTCTTGCCCCACCTCCAGACCTGGGTGTACAACATCACTAGAGGCAAGGGCCTGGGTAATCAAGCCTTCCAAACTAATGCCAGGAATGCCCTCAACGTCTCCCAGGCCTGGCGCTGGACCTTGCCCTACAAGAAGGTTTCTCGACTTCAGAAAGTCTGCAACGATACCATGACTTTGCTGGGCTACCGCCTTGTCAGATCGGAGCAAGAGCAGAAAAACCTGTCCCTGGACCTTCTGTCTGCATGGACTCCCTCCAAGTAA